A window of Flavobacterium flavigenum contains these coding sequences:
- a CDS encoding GNAT family N-acetyltransferase produces the protein MNHQNTVEIIPFSPELKNHIKTLNLEWLTKYFRVEEKDELVLSNPHEEIIDKGGMIFYAKLNNKILGTVSLMKIDAETFELSKMAVSDKAQGLGIGNKLLLYAFAIAKENNIKKLILYSNLILTPAIHLYKKFGFVEVVLEEGLYERANIKMEKMIL, from the coding sequence ATGAATCACCAAAATACCGTAGAAATAATTCCTTTTTCACCTGAATTGAAAAATCACATTAAAACGTTGAATCTTGAATGGCTGACAAAATATTTCAGAGTAGAAGAAAAAGACGAATTAGTACTTTCCAATCCGCATGAAGAAATTATAGACAAAGGCGGAATGATTTTTTATGCTAAACTTAATAATAAAATCCTTGGCACGGTTTCCTTAATGAAAATTGATGCTGAAACTTTTGAGTTGAGCAAAATGGCGGTTTCAGATAAAGCCCAGGGACTTGGAATTGGTAATAAATTGCTTCTTTATGCATTTGCCATAGCAAAAGAAAATAACATCAAAAAGTTAATTTTATATTCAAATCTAATTTTAACACCCGCAATTCACTTATATAAAAAGTTTGGTTTTGTTGAAGTTGTCCTTGAAGAAGGACTTTACGAAAGAGCCAATATTAAAATGGAAAAAATGATACTTTAA
- a CDS encoding alanine dehydrogenase: MSITLTPFTKQQLLPQEEKLEIGRQKRELFIGIPKETSYQERRICLTPDAVNSLTYAGHRVMIESGAGESSSYSDKEYSDAGAEVTNDTKKVFGCPLLLKVEPPTLAEIKMINPETTIISAIQLKTKKKAYFEALAQKKITALAFEYIKDEDGSYPAVKSLSEIAGTASILVAAELMITNEFGKGLLFGNITGVPPTDVVILGAGTVGEFAAKTAIGLGANVKVFDNSITKLRRLQNNLNQRIFTSTIQQKALLKALRRCDVAIGAMRGKERCPIIVTETMVEHMKKGAVIVDVSIDMGGCFETSEVTTHEKPTFIKSNVLHYCVPNIPSRYSKTASLSISNIITPYLLQIAEDGGLESAIRCNKGLKNGIYLYHGILTNKAIGEWFDLPDNDINLLVF; this comes from the coding sequence ATGTCGATAACCTTAACCCCGTTTACCAAACAGCAATTGTTGCCACAAGAAGAAAAACTTGAAATTGGCCGCCAAAAAAGAGAACTTTTTATAGGTATACCAAAAGAAACAAGTTATCAGGAACGTCGTATTTGCTTAACACCCGATGCTGTAAATTCATTGACATATGCAGGACATCGTGTTATGATTGAATCAGGTGCAGGTGAGAGTTCCAGCTATTCGGATAAAGAATACAGTGATGCGGGTGCAGAAGTTACTAATGATACTAAAAAAGTTTTTGGTTGTCCGTTATTACTGAAAGTTGAACCACCTACTTTGGCAGAAATCAAAATGATTAATCCTGAAACGACAATCATATCTGCTATCCAGTTAAAAACTAAAAAGAAAGCTTATTTTGAAGCTTTAGCTCAAAAAAAAATCACTGCACTTGCTTTTGAATATATTAAAGATGAAGACGGTTCCTATCCTGCCGTAAAATCATTAAGCGAAATTGCCGGTACAGCTTCTATTCTGGTTGCTGCCGAACTGATGATTACAAATGAATTCGGAAAAGGACTTTTATTTGGAAACATCACAGGTGTTCCTCCTACTGATGTTGTTATTTTAGGTGCCGGAACAGTAGGCGAATTTGCTGCAAAAACAGCTATTGGGTTAGGTGCCAATGTAAAAGTATTTGATAATTCGATTACCAAATTACGTCGTTTACAAAATAATCTGAACCAGCGAATTTTCACCTCTACTATCCAACAGAAAGCATTATTAAAAGCCTTGAGACGTTGTGATGTAGCTATTGGTGCCATGCGGGGAAAAGAACGCTGTCCGATTATAGTTACTGAAACTATGGTCGAACACATGAAAAAGGGTGCCGTAATTGTGGATGTAAGTATTGATATGGGAGGCTGTTTCGAAACCTCTGAAGTAACAACCCACGAAAAGCCAACTTTTATAAAAAGTAATGTTTTACATTATTGCGTACCTAATATTCCTTCAAGATATTCTAAAACTGCTTCTCTTTCTATAAGCAATATAATTACTCCTTATCTTCTTCAGATAGCTGAAGATGGTGGTTTGGAAAGTGCTATCAGATGCAAT
- the tsaE gene encoding tRNA (adenosine(37)-N6)-threonylcarbamoyltransferase complex ATPase subunit type 1 TsaE: MNIVFSLDQIQEVAEKIIAQNPKKIILFNGEMGVGKTTLIKELCKTLGVKDATSSPTFSLVNEYYTSNNQIVYHFDFYRLNKETEALDMGVDDYLYSGNWCFIEWSEKIASLIPEEHSIVNIQLQADGRRNLELI, encoded by the coding sequence ATGAATATCGTTTTTTCATTAGATCAGATTCAGGAAGTAGCCGAAAAAATTATTGCCCAAAATCCCAAAAAAATCATTCTTTTTAATGGAGAAATGGGTGTTGGAAAAACTACTTTGATTAAAGAATTATGCAAAACTTTGGGAGTTAAAGACGCAACCAGCAGTCCCACTTTTTCTTTAGTTAATGAGTATTACACTTCTAACAATCAAATTGTTTATCATTTTGATTTTTACCGGCTTAATAAAGAAACTGAAGCACTTGATATGGGTGTGGATGATTATTTATATTCCGGAAACTGGTGTTTTATCGAATGGTCTGAAAAAATTGCTAGTTTGATTCCGGAGGAGCATTCTATAGTTAATATTCAATTACAGGCAGATGGTAGAAGAAACTTAGAGTTAATTTAA